The Ooceraea biroi isolate clonal line C1 chromosome 3, Obir_v5.4, whole genome shotgun sequence genome contains the following window.
TAATTAACAAAGAGAGTCGGAGACTTAAAATTTTCATGGTTAGACATTTAAAAAGGATACTTGGCTCCTACAGAAAATTAAGTTGACCGTCGCATCTCTTAAAGATCCTCaagctttttaaataatcttaataaatttattttcagtgCTTACAACATGGtgatacataattttcatTGCATCTGCATCCACGGTAGACTTTCAGAGAATCAATTGCTTCAGAATTTAAGCTGTGATTCGTTCTTAAGCCGTTCCCATggtaaacaaaaaaagaaagacttgaaaagaaagaaaatttcagAAGGAGCGAGTCGACATAACATTGTCGAGCAGTTAAATGTAACTATATCTCATACGCTTGTCTATCggtattaaatgtaattaaacgACTGGGACTTGAGacgatttcaataaattttatcgtgGAAACTGGTAGCCGCCAGTGGCGTAACCCAGGCCTACGCCGCGCTGCGTATGCGTGGTGGCGCGTGCCACCTCGTATTGCTGCTCCATATTGTTGAACATCTCTTCCTGCTTCTTCAGGATGTCTGGTTTCGCTCCGACAGTTGGCGCGCTAGGCGTCATATCGTCCTTGATACCCATCAATCGCTTGAACTTGGCCGTCACCTTGCCATCCTGATCGTGCGTGAAAGTCGTCCCCATCCACGTGTTGGCGGTCGAAGCTGCTGCTGACGTACTATTACTGTTATCCTGCTTTGACTGAAAAGAAAGGATTCGCGATTAGAGATAAAACTGCCGACCACCACGAGTTAAAGTCTAGCGGCAGTCTACTGTGGTCGTTACCTTGTTTGCCCACAGCAACTTCCTCTTTTGAATTTGCTCCGCGTACTTGCCCTGCGTCGCCGTCGCCAGCGGATTGTAATAACTCTGCTCGCTCTGTGCGCCGGGCGTCGCGATATCACCGCCTTCCGGTGGCTTCAGCTCTATGCCCAGTTTCTCCAGCTGGGCCAGCTTGTTCCGTCCCTTCTCTTCCCGATAGCTCATCGTCCTGAACGGCGGAGGAGGGCGATCCCTCGAGCGTGACCGCGACCGCGTGCGATCCTTCTCCTTGTGATAACTCGAGCGTTCGTCCCGATGGCGATCCTTGGACCGGTCGTCCCTCGAGTGCCGTCGATCCCTCTCCCGATCCCTACGCCTATCCCTATCGTTTCTGTCGCGATTGCGATCCCTCCTGTCGTCCCTATAATGATGATCCTTGTCGCTCCTTTCCCTGTCGTCGCTCTTCTCGTCCTTGGACGATCCGAGGGACGCTTTGCGCTTATCATCGTCCCGACTCCTTCGATCATCTCTGCCTCGGTCTCTGTGACTACTACTACTCTCACGTTGCCGCCGGTCGTCGTAGGAAGAACGACGACTCTTGTCGGACGTGTGACGATTTCGATCGCTACGCTCTCGCTTATGATCGTCTTTTGAGCTTGTGTGATTATCGTGATCGGTTCGCCTGTAAAACGATTACGTTCTGCAGGGGTATACCACACAGATGCGTATTATTATTCTGTACATGACAGGCATATAAGTTGATATAGTTTTAGCAAAATTGTATAAAGTCTTGTATAGTTTGTGTTGTAAATTTTAACTCTAGAGAATCTCTGTTACTTATCACCTGTGCATTAGTGTACATAGTAGTGAGCAAACCAGCCTACCTCTGGTCTGAGGAAGAAGACAAAGTTCGAGACGATGATTCTGTTCTCGAGTTAAAGGTAGACTGTGTCACCGAAGAGCTGTTCGTACGCTCGCTACTGGATTCTCTAGATgaattgttgttgttgctctcctagagagaagaaaaattgtCAACTTCAGTATGGATCTTTCGCATAGACTCTATCTAAGTAAGAAGTAGCTCTCTTAGGTCCTACAGTAAAAGCTATTTTACAATAGATAACAATTCAATACACGCAAAGTTGAATCTTTTTGGCAgtacaaataataatgtatcagGGGAAACTTAACTTACATTTcagaaatttcaagaaaatgcTCTTATATACTGGGTATATTGTAAAAGCGTGACAAACTGAAAGAATTGCTCTTTATAGAAATTGGAaaatcagttttttttttcttgcgtCCTTGGTTGTACTTGATACAAAAGTTTCGTAAGACACGCATGAATCTCTGCGTGTCCGCCAGATACAATTGTAAACAGTGTATACATGTTTGCACGTTATTAATTAGCACACACAGTACATAGGTAAACAAAACAACCGTGTcacaaaaaagagagagagagaggaatatGAGGGCCCTCCACACCGATCTGCTTCTGCATTAGTTATCACCCGAGTATACTTGTACACGTGGTTTTCTTTGATGGTTGATGTTTTTGTTAGTGTTACCTTCTGCCAGCTTCCTCTACTCACCTCTGTCTTCTGAATAGGACTTGGGGGTAGTCTTGAAAGACCCTCACACAGCATAGACCTTGCCGAGATGCGTAGATATTGTATCATGTATTACCAACAGAGCTACGTGTTAATATTTTCTCACGAAATGGCACTATTCccatttaattatcatttaaagtttaattatgtCAATGATAGCCTGACTATCCTGCATTCGGTAAGGTTTCAAGGTCCTGTCTTGCTTTTTAAATCAaaactacatatatatatatataccagaAGCTGATCTTTTACTACGATACATATTCTGC
Protein-coding sequences here:
- the LOC105278709 gene encoding arginine/serine-rich coiled-coil protein 2 isoform X3 is translated as MLCEGLSRLPPSPIQKTEESNNNNSSRESSSERTNSSSVTQSTFNSRTESSSRTLSSSSDQRRTDHDNHTSSKDDHKRERSDRNRHTSDKSRRSSYDDRRQRESSSSHRDRGRDDRRSRDDDKRKASLGSSKDEKSDDRERSDKDHHYRDDRRDRNRDRNDRDRRRDRERDRRHSRDDRSKDRHRDERSSYHKEKDRTRSRSRSRDRPPPPFRTMSYREEKGRNKLAQLEKLGIELKPPEGGDIATPGAQSEQSYYNPLATATQGKYAEQIQKRKLLWANKSKQDNSNSTSAAASTANTWMGTTFTHDQDGKVTAKFKRLMGIKDDMTPSAPTVGAKPDILKKQEEMFNNMEQQYEVARATTHTQRGVGLGYATGGYQFPR
- the LOC105278709 gene encoding arginine/serine-rich coiled-coil protein 2 isoform X2; amino-acid sequence: MIQYLRISARSMLCEGLSRLPPSPIQKTEESNNNNSSRESSSERTNSSSVTQSTFNSRTESSSRTLSSSSDQRRTDHDNHTSSKDDHKRERSDRNRHTSDKSRRSSYDDRRQRESSSSHRDRGRDDRRSRDDDKRKASLGSSKDEKSDDRERSDKDHHYRDDRRDRNRDRNDRDRRRDRERDRRHSRDDRSKDRHRDERSSYHKEKDRTRSRSRSRDRPPPPFRTMSYREEKGRNKLAQLEKLGIELKPPEGGDIATPGAQSEQSYYNPLATATQGKYAEQIQKRKLLWANKSKQDNSNSTSAAASTANTWMGTTFTHDQDGKVTAKFKRLMGIKDDMTPSAPTVGAKPDILKKQEEMFNNMEQQYEVARATTHTQRGVGLGYATGGYQFPR
- the LOC105278709 gene encoding arginine/serine-rich coiled-coil protein 2 isoform X1, with product MDSLANYASDGENSNNSDDAKLPIQGREETDRRATDANYDPVQMDMSEESNNNNSSRESSSERTNSSSVTQSTFNSRTESSSRTLSSSSDQRRTDHDNHTSSKDDHKRERSDRNRHTSDKSRRSSYDDRRQRESSSSHRDRGRDDRRSRDDDKRKASLGSSKDEKSDDRERSDKDHHYRDDRRDRNRDRNDRDRRRDRERDRRHSRDDRSKDRHRDERSSYHKEKDRTRSRSRSRDRPPPPFRTMSYREEKGRNKLAQLEKLGIELKPPEGGDIATPGAQSEQSYYNPLATATQGKYAEQIQKRKLLWANKSKQDNSNSTSAAASTANTWMGTTFTHDQDGKVTAKFKRLMGIKDDMTPSAPTVGAKPDILKKQEEMFNNMEQQYEVARATTHTQRGVGLGYATGGYQFPR